A genome region from Anopheles stephensi strain Indian chromosome 2, UCI_ANSTEP_V1.0, whole genome shotgun sequence includes the following:
- the LOC118502687 gene encoding transcription factor RFX3 isoform X3: protein MMYNRRCNNMSYCGKSYSLHNSFSSPESVPNHHTYVQYVDSEMYNTSGQGQTQMTYPVYSVGDYGTNGQQQQQQQQQQQQYYATAGTYGTAGTGTGNAHADSTVTGNGTANGSGTSGAGPNTVNGTVSSGNGGGSGGGNANQQQYIVPVDEAVLLGPGNTSGTQQQSDSSPQNMTDVASYLHAHQTASVGQELDSTPNLTHAARVLPATVNWLMENYETADGVSLPRSTLYNHYMWHCNENKLDAVNAASFGKLIRSVFSGLRTRRLGTRGNSKYHYYGIRIKPTSPLVHAIECKPQHGSGVGGLMVGHHQQLSGSNGLGGGGGGGGGAGGGGATGGGNNGMHGHGGGTHANGIHASNGGSMAHAGGGVGGGGGGAGGHLQHGGGGGNGGGGGGGSAGHGMTMHHGRSGKKNNFKAEMPESCAQYLGDPNGAIPQFPIIDMIHPLPDDITMEDVDTLRSIYREHCEAFLDAILNLDFNMIESLWREFWRAENNNNNGDECEEEKYLSKQKLYLLTQCEPVQEFVKHVDMQFYQSMVDVLIPDVLRPIPTGLTQAIRNFAKNLENWLTSAMGGCPEPIVAIKLTSVAAFGQTLRRYTSLNHLAQAARAVLQNGTQIAQMLSDLNRVDFRNVQEQASWICQCDTAIVQRLENDFKAALQQQNTLEQWAGWLQNVVDDALQEYRGKPSFVNAARQFLLKWSFYSSMVIRDLTLRSAGSFGSFHLIRLLYDEYMFFIIEHKVAKATNTTPIAVMGEKTNSRPVQDDLDRVLYNSEYGMVNVKLEPSAKRMRS from the exons ATGATGTACAACAGGCGTTGCAACAATATGTCCTACTGCGGGAAATCCTACTCCCTGCACAACTCAT TTTCATCGCCCGAGAGTGTCCCGAACCATCACACCTACGTACAGTATGTGGACTCCGAAATGTACAACACTTCCGGCCAGGGACAGACCCAGAT GACATATCCCGTATATTCCGTTGGCGATTATGGCACCAAtggacaacagcagcagcagcagcaacaacagcaacaacaatattATGCTACGGCTGGCACCTACGGTACAGCGGGAACTGGCACCGGTAACGCTCACGCCGATTCCACCGTCACCGGTAATGGTACCGCAAACGGTTCGGGCACGTCCGGAGCTGGACCCAACACCGTCAACGGGACCGTCTCGTCCGGCAATGGTGGTGGATCTGGCGGCGGTAACGCTAATCAGCAACAGTACATTGTGCCGGTGGACGAGGCGGTCCTGCTCGGGCCCGGTAACACATCCGGCACGCAACAGCAGTCCGATTCGTCGCCACAAAACATGACG GACGTAGCGTCCTACTTGCACGCGCACCAAACAGCGTCCGTCGGTCAGGAGCTCGATTCCACGCCCAACCTGACCCACGCGGCCCGCGTTCTGCCCGCCACG GTGAACTGGTTGATGGAAAACTATGAGACGGCCGATGGTGTCAGCTTGCCGCGATCGACCCTGTACAACCACTACATGTGGcactgcaacgaaaacaagcTGGATGCGGTGAATGCGGCCAGCTTCGGTAAACTGATCCGCTCGGTGTTTAGCGGGTTGCGGACGCGCCGGCTGGGTACGCGCGGTAACAGCAAGTATCACTACTACGGGATTCGCATTAAACCCACATCGCCGCTGGTGCATGCCATCGAGTGTAAACCACAGCACGGGTCCGGTGTTGGTGGGCTAATGGTTGgccaccatcagcagctgaGCGGTAGCAATGGgcttggtggtggaggtggtggtggtggaggtgctGGCGGAGGTGGAGCTACAGGCGGTGGAAACAATGGGATGCATGGCCACGGTGGTGGGACCCATGCGAATGGTATCCATGCAAGCAACGGAGGTTCCATGGCCCATGCAGGTggaggtgttggtggtggtggtggcggagcTGGTGGACATTTGCAGcatggtggtggaggcgggaatggaggaggaggaggaggaggaagcgcTGGGCACGGTATGACGATGCATCATGGGCGAAGTGGTAAGAAAAACAACTTCAAGGCGGAAATGCCCGAATCCTGTGCACAG TATCTCGGTGATCCAAACGGTGCCATACCGCAGTTCCCGATCATCGACATGATTCACCCACTGCCGGACGACATTACGATGGAGGACGTCGACACGTTACGCTCGATCTATCGCGAGCACTGCGAAGCATTTCTAGACGCCATCCTGAACCTGGACTTTAACATGATCGAATCGCTGTGGCGCGAGTTTTGGCGCGccgagaacaacaacaacaatgggGACGAATGCGAGGAGGAGAAGTATCTCAGCAAGCAGAAGCTGTACCTGTTGACGCAGTGCGAACCCGTGCAGGAGTTTGTGAAGCACGTCGACATGCAGTTCTATCAGAGCATGGTGGACGTGCTGATACCGGACGTGCTGCGGCCGATCCCAACCGGGCTAACGCAGGCGATTCGCAACTTTGCGAAGAACCTCGAGAACTGGCTAACGTCGGCGATGGGCGGCTGTCCGGAGCCGATCGTCGCGATCAAGCTTACCTCGGTGGCTGCATTCGGTCAAACGCTCCGCCGCTACACCTCGCTCAATCACCTTGCGCAGGCGGCACGTGCCGTACTGCAGAACGGCACCCAGATCGCGCAGATGCTGAGCGACCTGAACCGGGTCGACTTTCGCAACGTGCAGGAGCAGGCCTCCTGGATCTGTCAGTGCGATACCGCGATTGTGCAGCGGCTGGAGAACGACTTTAAGGCGGcactgcagcagcagaacaCACTCGAACAGTGGGCCGGCTGGTTGCAGAACGTGGTGGACGATGCGCTGCAGGAGTACCGGGGCAAACCGAGCTTCGTGAATGCCGCCCGCCAGTTCCTGCTCAAGTGGAGCTTCTACAGCTCGATGGTGATCCGTGATTTGACGCTGCGGTCGGCCGGCAGCTTTGGCAGCTTTCATCTGATCCGGCTGCTGTACGACGAGTACATGTTTTTCATCATCGAGCACAAGGTGGCCAAGGCGACCAACACTACGCCGATTGCGGTAATGGGGGAG AAAACAAATTCCCGTCCCGTACAAGACGATCTCGACCGCGTGCTCTACAACAGCGAGTACGGTATGGTGAACGTCAAGCTGGAACCGAGCGCCAAACGGATGCGCAGTTAG
- the LOC118502687 gene encoding transcription factor RFX3 isoform X1: protein MATRLATQRNFITVIPAPTGSSATASATVEQPDKGVVVQKTGTEPADSGSPTNGARPAAPQQEVATVSVASSVTGMASRPSSSSQLSTIAIAGGLKNGSAKGTLMSTSLLANNANIMNILGNANGLSLQQIIQQKKIVINSNGTLIDIVPLNEDSESAELKADNEKLLDGPAANESVESGNSSEATADESSTQVTAQVAVVQSQSPGDGTPQYITVTVSSPESVPNHHTYVQYVDSEMYNTSGQGQTQMTYPVYSVGDYGTNGQQQQQQQQQQQQYYATAGTYGTAGTGTGNAHADSTVTGNGTANGSGTSGAGPNTVNGTVSSGNGGGSGGGNANQQQYIVPVDEAVLLGPGNTSGTQQQSDSSPQNMTDVASYLHAHQTASVGQELDSTPNLTHAARVLPATVNWLMENYETADGVSLPRSTLYNHYMWHCNENKLDAVNAASFGKLIRSVFSGLRTRRLGTRGNSKYHYYGIRIKPTSPLVHAIECKPQHGSGVGGLMVGHHQQLSGSNGLGGGGGGGGGAGGGGATGGGNNGMHGHGGGTHANGIHASNGGSMAHAGGGVGGGGGGAGGHLQHGGGGGNGGGGGGGSAGHGMTMHHGRSGKKNNFKAEMPESCAQYLGDPNGAIPQFPIIDMIHPLPDDITMEDVDTLRSIYREHCEAFLDAILNLDFNMIESLWREFWRAENNNNNGDECEEEKYLSKQKLYLLTQCEPVQEFVKHVDMQFYQSMVDVLIPDVLRPIPTGLTQAIRNFAKNLENWLTSAMGGCPEPIVAIKLTSVAAFGQTLRRYTSLNHLAQAARAVLQNGTQIAQMLSDLNRVDFRNVQEQASWICQCDTAIVQRLENDFKAALQQQNTLEQWAGWLQNVVDDALQEYRGKPSFVNAARQFLLKWSFYSSMVIRDLTLRSAGSFGSFHLIRLLYDEYMFFIIEHKVAKATNTTPIAVMGEKTNSRPVQDDLDRVLYNSEYGMVNVKLEPSAKRMRS, encoded by the exons ATGGCGACACGGTTAGCAACGCAACGTAATTTTATTACGGTAATTCCTGCACCGACCGGTAGCTCAGCTACAGCTTCCGCAACAGTCGAGCAACCCGACAAAGGTGTTGTAGTACAAAAAACCGGCACCGAACCCGCTGACTCGGGAAGCCCAACTAACGGCGCTAGGCCAGCGGCACCACAGCAGGAGGTGGCAACGGTGAGTGTGGCGAGCTCGGTCACCGGCATGGCCTCGCGACCATCCAGCTCTTCGCAGCTTTCCACGATCGCTATCGCTGGTGGGTTAAAGAATGGCAGTGCGAAAGGAACACTCATGTCCACTAGTCTACTGGCGAACAATGCCAACATTATGAACATTCTGGGAAATGCAAATGGACTTTCGCTGCAGCAAATCATTCAGCAG aaaaaaattgtgaTAAACTCGAACGGAACCCTGATCGACATTGTTCCCTTAAACGAGGATAGCGAAAGCGCTGAACTAAAGGCCGATAACGAGAAGCTGTTGGATGGTCCGGCAGCTaacgagagtgtggagagtggtAACTCTTCGGAAGCAACGGCTGATGAGTCGTCAACACAGGTGACTGCGCAGGTAGCGGTCGTTCAAAGCCAAAGTCCGGGAGATGGTACACCGCAGTACATCACTGTAACAG TTTCATCGCCCGAGAGTGTCCCGAACCATCACACCTACGTACAGTATGTGGACTCCGAAATGTACAACACTTCCGGCCAGGGACAGACCCAGAT GACATATCCCGTATATTCCGTTGGCGATTATGGCACCAAtggacaacagcagcagcagcagcaacaacagcaacaacaatattATGCTACGGCTGGCACCTACGGTACAGCGGGAACTGGCACCGGTAACGCTCACGCCGATTCCACCGTCACCGGTAATGGTACCGCAAACGGTTCGGGCACGTCCGGAGCTGGACCCAACACCGTCAACGGGACCGTCTCGTCCGGCAATGGTGGTGGATCTGGCGGCGGTAACGCTAATCAGCAACAGTACATTGTGCCGGTGGACGAGGCGGTCCTGCTCGGGCCCGGTAACACATCCGGCACGCAACAGCAGTCCGATTCGTCGCCACAAAACATGACG GACGTAGCGTCCTACTTGCACGCGCACCAAACAGCGTCCGTCGGTCAGGAGCTCGATTCCACGCCCAACCTGACCCACGCGGCCCGCGTTCTGCCCGCCACG GTGAACTGGTTGATGGAAAACTATGAGACGGCCGATGGTGTCAGCTTGCCGCGATCGACCCTGTACAACCACTACATGTGGcactgcaacgaaaacaagcTGGATGCGGTGAATGCGGCCAGCTTCGGTAAACTGATCCGCTCGGTGTTTAGCGGGTTGCGGACGCGCCGGCTGGGTACGCGCGGTAACAGCAAGTATCACTACTACGGGATTCGCATTAAACCCACATCGCCGCTGGTGCATGCCATCGAGTGTAAACCACAGCACGGGTCCGGTGTTGGTGGGCTAATGGTTGgccaccatcagcagctgaGCGGTAGCAATGGgcttggtggtggaggtggtggtggtggaggtgctGGCGGAGGTGGAGCTACAGGCGGTGGAAACAATGGGATGCATGGCCACGGTGGTGGGACCCATGCGAATGGTATCCATGCAAGCAACGGAGGTTCCATGGCCCATGCAGGTggaggtgttggtggtggtggtggcggagcTGGTGGACATTTGCAGcatggtggtggaggcgggaatggaggaggaggaggaggaggaagcgcTGGGCACGGTATGACGATGCATCATGGGCGAAGTGGTAAGAAAAACAACTTCAAGGCGGAAATGCCCGAATCCTGTGCACAG TATCTCGGTGATCCAAACGGTGCCATACCGCAGTTCCCGATCATCGACATGATTCACCCACTGCCGGACGACATTACGATGGAGGACGTCGACACGTTACGCTCGATCTATCGCGAGCACTGCGAAGCATTTCTAGACGCCATCCTGAACCTGGACTTTAACATGATCGAATCGCTGTGGCGCGAGTTTTGGCGCGccgagaacaacaacaacaatgggGACGAATGCGAGGAGGAGAAGTATCTCAGCAAGCAGAAGCTGTACCTGTTGACGCAGTGCGAACCCGTGCAGGAGTTTGTGAAGCACGTCGACATGCAGTTCTATCAGAGCATGGTGGACGTGCTGATACCGGACGTGCTGCGGCCGATCCCAACCGGGCTAACGCAGGCGATTCGCAACTTTGCGAAGAACCTCGAGAACTGGCTAACGTCGGCGATGGGCGGCTGTCCGGAGCCGATCGTCGCGATCAAGCTTACCTCGGTGGCTGCATTCGGTCAAACGCTCCGCCGCTACACCTCGCTCAATCACCTTGCGCAGGCGGCACGTGCCGTACTGCAGAACGGCACCCAGATCGCGCAGATGCTGAGCGACCTGAACCGGGTCGACTTTCGCAACGTGCAGGAGCAGGCCTCCTGGATCTGTCAGTGCGATACCGCGATTGTGCAGCGGCTGGAGAACGACTTTAAGGCGGcactgcagcagcagaacaCACTCGAACAGTGGGCCGGCTGGTTGCAGAACGTGGTGGACGATGCGCTGCAGGAGTACCGGGGCAAACCGAGCTTCGTGAATGCCGCCCGCCAGTTCCTGCTCAAGTGGAGCTTCTACAGCTCGATGGTGATCCGTGATTTGACGCTGCGGTCGGCCGGCAGCTTTGGCAGCTTTCATCTGATCCGGCTGCTGTACGACGAGTACATGTTTTTCATCATCGAGCACAAGGTGGCCAAGGCGACCAACACTACGCCGATTGCGGTAATGGGGGAG AAAACAAATTCCCGTCCCGTACAAGACGATCTCGACCGCGTGCTCTACAACAGCGAGTACGGTATGGTGAACGTCAAGCTGGAACCGAGCGCCAAACGGATGCGCAGTTAG
- the LOC118502687 gene encoding transcription factor RFX3 isoform X2: MATRLATQRNFITVIPAPTGSSATASATVEQPDKGVVVQKTGTEPADSGSPTNGARPAAPQQEVATVSVASSVTGMASRPSSSSQLSTIAIAGGLKNGSAKGTLMSTSLLANNANIMNILGNANGLSLQQIIQQKKIVINSNGTLIDIVPLNEDSESAELKADNEKLLDGPAANESVESGNSSEATADESSTQVTAQVAVVQSQSPGDGTPQYITVTVSSPESVPNHHTYVQYVDSEMYNTSGQGQTQMTYPVYSVGDYGTNGQQQQQQQQQQQQYYATAGTYGTAGTGTGNAHADSTVTGNGTANGSGTSGAGPNTVNGTVSSGNGGGSGGGNANQQQYIVPVDEAVLLGPGNTSGTQQQSDSSPQNMTVNWLMENYETADGVSLPRSTLYNHYMWHCNENKLDAVNAASFGKLIRSVFSGLRTRRLGTRGNSKYHYYGIRIKPTSPLVHAIECKPQHGSGVGGLMVGHHQQLSGSNGLGGGGGGGGGAGGGGATGGGNNGMHGHGGGTHANGIHASNGGSMAHAGGGVGGGGGGAGGHLQHGGGGGNGGGGGGGSAGHGMTMHHGRSGKKNNFKAEMPESCAQYLGDPNGAIPQFPIIDMIHPLPDDITMEDVDTLRSIYREHCEAFLDAILNLDFNMIESLWREFWRAENNNNNGDECEEEKYLSKQKLYLLTQCEPVQEFVKHVDMQFYQSMVDVLIPDVLRPIPTGLTQAIRNFAKNLENWLTSAMGGCPEPIVAIKLTSVAAFGQTLRRYTSLNHLAQAARAVLQNGTQIAQMLSDLNRVDFRNVQEQASWICQCDTAIVQRLENDFKAALQQQNTLEQWAGWLQNVVDDALQEYRGKPSFVNAARQFLLKWSFYSSMVIRDLTLRSAGSFGSFHLIRLLYDEYMFFIIEHKVAKATNTTPIAVMGEKTNSRPVQDDLDRVLYNSEYGMVNVKLEPSAKRMRS, encoded by the exons ATGGCGACACGGTTAGCAACGCAACGTAATTTTATTACGGTAATTCCTGCACCGACCGGTAGCTCAGCTACAGCTTCCGCAACAGTCGAGCAACCCGACAAAGGTGTTGTAGTACAAAAAACCGGCACCGAACCCGCTGACTCGGGAAGCCCAACTAACGGCGCTAGGCCAGCGGCACCACAGCAGGAGGTGGCAACGGTGAGTGTGGCGAGCTCGGTCACCGGCATGGCCTCGCGACCATCCAGCTCTTCGCAGCTTTCCACGATCGCTATCGCTGGTGGGTTAAAGAATGGCAGTGCGAAAGGAACACTCATGTCCACTAGTCTACTGGCGAACAATGCCAACATTATGAACATTCTGGGAAATGCAAATGGACTTTCGCTGCAGCAAATCATTCAGCAG aaaaaaattgtgaTAAACTCGAACGGAACCCTGATCGACATTGTTCCCTTAAACGAGGATAGCGAAAGCGCTGAACTAAAGGCCGATAACGAGAAGCTGTTGGATGGTCCGGCAGCTaacgagagtgtggagagtggtAACTCTTCGGAAGCAACGGCTGATGAGTCGTCAACACAGGTGACTGCGCAGGTAGCGGTCGTTCAAAGCCAAAGTCCGGGAGATGGTACACCGCAGTACATCACTGTAACAG TTTCATCGCCCGAGAGTGTCCCGAACCATCACACCTACGTACAGTATGTGGACTCCGAAATGTACAACACTTCCGGCCAGGGACAGACCCAGAT GACATATCCCGTATATTCCGTTGGCGATTATGGCACCAAtggacaacagcagcagcagcagcaacaacagcaacaacaatattATGCTACGGCTGGCACCTACGGTACAGCGGGAACTGGCACCGGTAACGCTCACGCCGATTCCACCGTCACCGGTAATGGTACCGCAAACGGTTCGGGCACGTCCGGAGCTGGACCCAACACCGTCAACGGGACCGTCTCGTCCGGCAATGGTGGTGGATCTGGCGGCGGTAACGCTAATCAGCAACAGTACATTGTGCCGGTGGACGAGGCGGTCCTGCTCGGGCCCGGTAACACATCCGGCACGCAACAGCAGTCCGATTCGTCGCCACAAAACATGACG GTGAACTGGTTGATGGAAAACTATGAGACGGCCGATGGTGTCAGCTTGCCGCGATCGACCCTGTACAACCACTACATGTGGcactgcaacgaaaacaagcTGGATGCGGTGAATGCGGCCAGCTTCGGTAAACTGATCCGCTCGGTGTTTAGCGGGTTGCGGACGCGCCGGCTGGGTACGCGCGGTAACAGCAAGTATCACTACTACGGGATTCGCATTAAACCCACATCGCCGCTGGTGCATGCCATCGAGTGTAAACCACAGCACGGGTCCGGTGTTGGTGGGCTAATGGTTGgccaccatcagcagctgaGCGGTAGCAATGGgcttggtggtggaggtggtggtggtggaggtgctGGCGGAGGTGGAGCTACAGGCGGTGGAAACAATGGGATGCATGGCCACGGTGGTGGGACCCATGCGAATGGTATCCATGCAAGCAACGGAGGTTCCATGGCCCATGCAGGTggaggtgttggtggtggtggtggcggagcTGGTGGACATTTGCAGcatggtggtggaggcgggaatggaggaggaggaggaggaggaagcgcTGGGCACGGTATGACGATGCATCATGGGCGAAGTGGTAAGAAAAACAACTTCAAGGCGGAAATGCCCGAATCCTGTGCACAG TATCTCGGTGATCCAAACGGTGCCATACCGCAGTTCCCGATCATCGACATGATTCACCCACTGCCGGACGACATTACGATGGAGGACGTCGACACGTTACGCTCGATCTATCGCGAGCACTGCGAAGCATTTCTAGACGCCATCCTGAACCTGGACTTTAACATGATCGAATCGCTGTGGCGCGAGTTTTGGCGCGccgagaacaacaacaacaatgggGACGAATGCGAGGAGGAGAAGTATCTCAGCAAGCAGAAGCTGTACCTGTTGACGCAGTGCGAACCCGTGCAGGAGTTTGTGAAGCACGTCGACATGCAGTTCTATCAGAGCATGGTGGACGTGCTGATACCGGACGTGCTGCGGCCGATCCCAACCGGGCTAACGCAGGCGATTCGCAACTTTGCGAAGAACCTCGAGAACTGGCTAACGTCGGCGATGGGCGGCTGTCCGGAGCCGATCGTCGCGATCAAGCTTACCTCGGTGGCTGCATTCGGTCAAACGCTCCGCCGCTACACCTCGCTCAATCACCTTGCGCAGGCGGCACGTGCCGTACTGCAGAACGGCACCCAGATCGCGCAGATGCTGAGCGACCTGAACCGGGTCGACTTTCGCAACGTGCAGGAGCAGGCCTCCTGGATCTGTCAGTGCGATACCGCGATTGTGCAGCGGCTGGAGAACGACTTTAAGGCGGcactgcagcagcagaacaCACTCGAACAGTGGGCCGGCTGGTTGCAGAACGTGGTGGACGATGCGCTGCAGGAGTACCGGGGCAAACCGAGCTTCGTGAATGCCGCCCGCCAGTTCCTGCTCAAGTGGAGCTTCTACAGCTCGATGGTGATCCGTGATTTGACGCTGCGGTCGGCCGGCAGCTTTGGCAGCTTTCATCTGATCCGGCTGCTGTACGACGAGTACATGTTTTTCATCATCGAGCACAAGGTGGCCAAGGCGACCAACACTACGCCGATTGCGGTAATGGGGGAG AAAACAAATTCCCGTCCCGTACAAGACGATCTCGACCGCGTGCTCTACAACAGCGAGTACGGTATGGTGAACGTCAAGCTGGAACCGAGCGCCAAACGGATGCGCAGTTAG
- the LOC118502415 gene encoding mediator of RNA polymerase II transcription subunit 25-like — translation MRKDPCRVQKSAQQHQSRRSEPGSVVCGGVKLPSAFVARLQEPYEQEWQQEREEWYRGSSERSSEDRSRSSQQLRQQPRQHQQQEDEDSIEEVVRLHQQQLLQQQLQQNQHYLGPGSGPSVRRRSAGVQVGGASGCSGGVGGRGFVAAVGGVVGQGFLALRRTRVRAGCAS, via the exons ATGAGGAAGGACCCGTGCCGAGTGCAGAAGAGTGCGCAGCAGCATCAGTCGCGTCGGTCGGAACCGGGCTCGGTGGTGTGCGGTGGTGTGAAGCTTCCCAGTGCGTTCGTAGCT AGACTTCAGGAGCCGTACGAGCAGGAGTGGCAGCAGGAACGCGAGGAGTGGTACCGTGGTAGCAGTGAGCGTAGTAGCGAGGACCGGTCAAGGTCGTCGCAGCAGCTGCGGCAACAGCCGcggcaacaccagcaacaggaGGACGAGGACTCCATCGAGGAAGTGGTACGGttgcaccagcaacagctactccagcagcagctgcagcagaacCAGCACTACCTAGGGCCCGGATCCGGTCCATCGGTTCGGCGACGGTCGGCTGGGGTGCAAGTAGGGGGCGCGAGCGGCTGTAGTGGGGGTGTCGGGGGACGGGGGTTTGTTGCGGCGGTGGGCGGTGTTGTTGGGCAGGGATTTCTTGCACTACGGCGCACGCGGGTCCGGGCCGGTTGCGCCTCATAG